The following proteins are encoded in a genomic region of Desulfurococcaceae archaeon:
- a CDS encoding initiation factor 2B yields MAFTRLTGSELFFSVLDRLAKAALTHSRDAFTGDLLEILEKVLAERPASMATINALREISTYFLENGVDGLAEYIGKVRSNYDAALWKSAEVASRRVESGDRIFTNSNSLAVRRLLKVLRDQNKDIAVYVSESRPGNEGVLIAEYAESLGFNVYLMVDSAVRFFVKDIDKVFVGAEAISANGAVVSKVGTSLVALVAKEARKRVFVVAPTMKFSYETIHGELLKIPEGGIELITDIEKDRELPRGFTARVPLYDVTPAEYVDAVATEYGLVAPQAIPMLLRTLYGTYPPTVASLNDVLVRLKGGSCSR; encoded by the coding sequence ATGGCATTTACGCGGCTCACGGGTTCAGAGCTTTTCTTTAGTGTTCTCGATAGATTGGCCAAAGCCGCTCTCACACATAGTAGGGATGCTTTTACCGGCGATCTTCTCGAAATACTTGAAAAAGTGCTGGCTGAACGGCCTGCCTCCATGGCCACGATTAATGCACTCAGAGAGATATCAACGTATTTTCTCGAGAACGGCGTGGACGGGTTGGCCGAGTACATAGGTAAAGTGAGGTCTAATTACGATGCCGCACTATGGAAGTCCGCTGAAGTCGCATCACGTAGAGTTGAGAGCGGCGATAGGATATTCACAAACAGCAATAGTCTAGCCGTTAGGAGGCTCCTCAAGGTGCTACGTGACCAGAACAAGGACATAGCAGTATACGTCTCGGAGTCGAGGCCCGGGAACGAAGGCGTCTTAATAGCAGAGTACGCTGAAAGCCTAGGTTTCAATGTTTATTTAATGGTGGATTCCGCTGTAAGGTTCTTCGTAAAAGACATAGATAAAGTGTTCGTGGGCGCGGAGGCTATTTCCGCTAATGGAGCTGTAGTATCTAAAGTTGGAACAAGCCTGGTAGCCCTAGTGGCCAAGGAGGCGCGGAAACGCGTTTTCGTAGTAGCACCTACTATGAAATTTAGCTACGAGACCATTCACGGCGAACTACTCAAGATCCCTGAAGGTGGGATAGAGCTCATCACCGATATCGAGAAGGATCGCGAGCTTCCTCGAGGCTTTACAGCCAGGGTACCCCTCTACGATGTAACTCCAGCCGAGTACGTGGATGCCGTGGCAACGGAGTACGGTCTCGTGGCCCCTCAGGCTATTCCAATGCTTTTAAGAACTCTATATGGCACCTACCCGCCTACCGTTGCTTCGTTAAATGATGTACTCGTAAGACTTAAAGGCGGATCGTGCTCGAGGTGA
- a CDS encoding ribose 1,5-bisphosphate isomerase: protein MGIPLRTLQIADDIKTMKIRGAGKIARAAAEAVKIAAMEYSGVQRLDEFKKYMINVAKILLSTRPSAVSLPNALTYVLKALRGAGGFSEARDSVVLAADEFIKNSLEAIARISEMGARRIKEGSIILTHCHSTAAVEVIAGAYREGRVLRVYSTETRPFMQGRITALHLLKYGVPIVQIPDSAVRYVMHEVDYVIVGADTITSNGAVVNKIGTSQVALAAKEARVRVYVTAESYKFSPMTLVGEPVKIEFRSPEEIVPKEWLEKHPRIKVLNPVFDVTPPEYVDVIVTEYGVIPPPVAVLILTDKLGWKLDSIRYSEDILENVEKLVE, encoded by the coding sequence TTGGGAATTCCTTTGAGAACTCTACAAATAGCAGACGATATTAAGACGATGAAAATACGCGGTGCCGGTAAGATCGCCAGGGCCGCTGCCGAGGCCGTTAAGATAGCCGCCATGGAGTATAGCGGCGTTCAACGCCTAGATGAGTTTAAGAAGTACATGATAAACGTCGCGAAGATACTGTTATCCACGAGACCCTCTGCTGTAAGCTTACCTAATGCCTTAACGTACGTTCTTAAAGCGCTACGCGGTGCTGGAGGCTTTTCTGAGGCAAGGGACTCCGTAGTGCTGGCCGCTGATGAGTTCATAAAGAACTCCCTAGAGGCCATTGCAAGAATTAGTGAAATGGGTGCTAGAAGAATTAAAGAGGGCTCGATCATACTGACGCACTGCCACAGCACAGCCGCTGTGGAGGTCATAGCTGGTGCCTATAGGGAAGGTAGGGTTCTTAGAGTTTACAGTACTGAAACGAGGCCTTTTATGCAGGGTAGAATAACGGCTTTACACCTGCTCAAGTACGGGGTTCCGATAGTCCAAATACCGGATAGCGCCGTAAGGTACGTTATGCACGAAGTGGATTACGTCATCGTGGGGGCCGACACCATTACGAGCAACGGAGCGGTGGTGAACAAGATCGGCACTAGCCAGGTAGCACTCGCAGCTAAGGAGGCGAGGGTCAGAGTTTACGTTACGGCGGAGTCTTATAAGTTTTCACCCATGACGCTTGTAGGTGAACCCGTTAAAATAGAATTCAGAAGCCCCGAGGAAATAGTTCCTAAAGAGTGGCTTGAAAAGCACCCTCGGATCAAGGTATTGAATCCCGTATTTGACGTCACGCCACCAGAGTACGTTGATGTTATCGTAACGGAGTACGGAGTCATACCGCCACCAGTAGCTGTACTAATATTAACTGATAAGCTCGGCTGGAAACTTGATAGTATAAGATACTCTGAAGACATTCTTGAAAATGTAGAAAAGCTTGTTGAGTAG
- a CDS encoding metal-sulfur cluster assembly factor, translating into MTSHEDVKRKVLEVLETVIDPEIGIDVYNLGLIYDVQVVDEKHVKISMGLTTMFCPLAPIIPLMIIDQLKERLGIDADIDLVYDPPWTPLRMTDKGRAMFKERFGYDIVEMYSHTTKTERE; encoded by the coding sequence ATGACGTCTCACGAGGACGTGAAGAGAAAGGTTTTAGAGGTCCTTGAAACAGTCATAGACCCGGAAATCGGGATAGACGTGTACAACCTCGGCTTAATATATGATGTCCAAGTCGTGGACGAGAAGCACGTGAAGATCTCAATGGGCCTTACCACGATGTTCTGCCCTCTAGCACCAATAATTCCCTTAATGATAATTGATCAGCTCAAAGAGAGGCTCGGGATAGACGCAGACATAGACCTCGTATATGATCCCCCCTGGACGCCTTTACGCATGACCGATAAGGGTAGAGCAATGTTCAAGGAGAGATTCGGCTACGACATCGTGGAAATGTATTCCCACACCACTAAAACGGAGAGAGAATAG
- the serS gene encoding serine--tRNA ligase, producing MSWSILTLLRENPELLKEHVKKRFMDPNIVDRAYKLDVEWRRLLTVVQELRHRHNVISREIPKLPEPERQKRVEEAKKLLEELGKLEERLKYLEAEREEALLSLPNIVHESVPIGPDDSYNVPIRFHGVPKVWIGYVENFKQQTEKYGFKVDYEIIEWRPIGHADMLESVLRLGDTLKAGEVSGSRFYYLFDDVVFLDLALLMYAIDFLTSKGYRLILPPYMLRHKIMMGVIDLKTFEDAIYKIEGEDLYLIATAEHSLAALHAFEDIPEERLPLRYAGISPCFRKEAGAGSRDLKGIFRVHQFHKVEQYVYAKPEESWDLMEELISNAEELFKGLELPYRVVNIASGDLGAPAAKKYDLEVWMPAQGLYREMVSCSNTTDWQSYRLRIRLIRRKGMVKEYVHTLNSTAIASTRTITALLENLQNEDGTINVPRVLRKYLEVFSKAPRDYIHPVQKEKIYK from the coding sequence GTGAGCTGGAGCATATTGACGTTGCTTAGGGAAAACCCCGAGTTACTCAAAGAACACGTCAAGAAGCGTTTCATGGACCCAAACATCGTTGATAGGGCTTATAAGCTGGACGTTGAATGGCGCCGTCTCTTAACAGTTGTACAAGAACTTAGGCATAGGCACAACGTTATTAGTCGAGAAATCCCTAAGCTACCGGAGCCGGAAAGGCAGAAGAGGGTTGAAGAAGCCAAAAAGCTTCTCGAAGAGCTTGGAAAGCTCGAAGAAAGGCTTAAGTACCTAGAAGCCGAGAGGGAAGAGGCGCTATTAAGCCTGCCTAATATAGTCCATGAAAGCGTCCCCATAGGGCCCGACGATTCCTACAACGTGCCGATAAGATTTCACGGCGTGCCCAAGGTTTGGATAGGCTACGTTGAAAACTTTAAACAGCAGACCGAGAAGTACGGATTCAAGGTAGACTACGAGATCATAGAGTGGAGACCTATTGGTCACGCCGATATGTTGGAGAGTGTGCTTAGACTAGGAGATACCCTTAAAGCAGGCGAAGTTTCCGGTAGCCGTTTCTACTACCTCTTCGACGACGTGGTCTTCTTGGACCTGGCCTTGCTGATGTATGCCATAGACTTCTTGACGAGTAAAGGTTACAGGCTGATACTGCCACCATACATGCTACGGCACAAAATAATGATGGGGGTAATAGACTTAAAGACATTTGAAGACGCCATCTACAAGATCGAGGGCGAAGACCTATACCTAATAGCGACCGCCGAGCACTCCCTTGCCGCTCTACACGCATTCGAAGACATTCCCGAAGAAAGACTCCCCTTGAGGTATGCAGGCATTTCACCGTGCTTCAGGAAAGAAGCGGGTGCCGGTTCTAGGGACCTCAAGGGCATATTCAGAGTTCACCAATTCCATAAAGTTGAGCAGTACGTGTACGCTAAGCCCGAAGAAAGCTGGGACCTGATGGAGGAGCTCATATCTAATGCGGAAGAGCTATTCAAGGGGCTTGAACTACCGTACAGAGTTGTGAACATCGCGAGTGGCGATCTCGGCGCTCCAGCTGCCAAGAAATACGACCTAGAAGTCTGGATGCCAGCTCAAGGTCTGTACAGGGAAATGGTTAGTTGCAGTAACACTACTGACTGGCAGAGCTACAGGCTAAGAATAAGGCTCATTAGGAGGAAGGGCATGGTGAAGGAGTACGTCCACACACTTAACAGTACGGCTATAGCAAGCACCAGGACAATAACTGCTTTACTTGAAAACCTTCAGAACGAGGACGGCACCATTAACGTACCCCGAGTCCTTAGGAAGTACCTCGAGGTATTCAGCAAGGCACCGAGAGACTACATACACCCTGTTCAGAAGGAGAAAATTTACAAATAA
- a CDS encoding NosD domain-containing protein, which translates to MASRPLTALLTLSLLALAIVPLVGVVDAVDEAIPVSKCMEIVESGYYKLVANLSGLSENEWFCVKVSADNVILDGGEFSITGGPGHDISGTGIMVTGSNVVVKNFGLISGYALGIRVEESSEITVASNTVSGGNTEILISVSTNVSVVDNTLLGAETTAMEINVGYSSGITIAGNMISGGGAGVFIDKSSGVVVTGNTISRTLAAGISMYESVNNILSENRISGGGIHGLRIESSNNNTIANNVVSDAAIGIYIGSSEGNHIYNNLFNNLINAMVSASSNAWNTTLKRGTNIVGGNWLGGNAWLNPQGEGYSQTCRDLTEPYGVCDEPYMIGENNVDYLPLAVTSTATPIPTLTPTVTMITPTPITLPTSIPTSTITLTTSIPPQTPTSITISTLPPTPTPTPTPTAPTATLAPAEKPSIPVFEVVLGVMAVAILTAAAYIVKRRK; encoded by the coding sequence GTGGCTAGTAGACCATTAACAGCACTCCTGACACTATCACTCTTAGCTCTGGCCATCGTCCCATTAGTGGGGGTAGTAGACGCTGTAGATGAGGCGATACCGGTAAGTAAATGTATGGAGATAGTTGAGAGCGGCTACTACAAGCTTGTGGCAAATCTCTCAGGGCTTTCCGAGAATGAGTGGTTCTGCGTAAAGGTGTCCGCGGATAATGTGATACTCGATGGAGGTGAGTTCTCAATAACTGGAGGTCCAGGCCATGATATCTCAGGTACCGGCATCATGGTCACCGGTAGTAACGTTGTTGTCAAGAACTTCGGTTTGATCAGCGGTTACGCTCTAGGAATTCGCGTAGAGGAGTCAAGCGAAATCACCGTAGCTAGCAACACCGTTTCGGGCGGCAACACAGAGATCCTGATCAGCGTATCGACGAACGTAAGCGTAGTTGACAACACGCTCCTAGGCGCAGAGACCACGGCAATGGAAATAAATGTTGGATACTCAAGCGGGATCACCATAGCTGGTAACATGATCTCGGGTGGCGGAGCAGGAGTGTTCATTGATAAGTCAAGTGGAGTCGTAGTAACCGGTAACACGATCTCGAGGACCTTAGCTGCCGGGATTAGCATGTACGAATCCGTAAACAATATTCTGTCTGAAAACAGGATCTCGGGTGGCGGGATTCACGGCCTGAGGATCGAGTCATCCAACAACAACACAATAGCTAACAACGTAGTTTCAGACGCTGCTATAGGAATCTACATAGGCTCATCTGAGGGTAATCATATATACAACAACCTCTTCAACAACCTGATCAACGCCATGGTGTCTGCCTCATCAAACGCGTGGAACACTACCCTCAAGCGGGGTACAAATATCGTGGGAGGTAACTGGCTCGGAGGTAATGCATGGCTTAATCCGCAGGGAGAAGGGTATTCTCAGACCTGCAGAGACTTAACAGAACCCTATGGAGTATGCGATGAGCCCTACATGATCGGGGAGAACAACGTCGACTACTTACCACTTGCAGTAACATCAACAGCCACGCCCATACCCACATTAACCCCTACAGTAACCATGATAACGCCTACACCTATTACCCTGCCTACATCTATACCCACTTCTACCATCACACTAACGACATCTATTCCTCCGCAAACTCCCACCTCTATCACCATATCCACTCTCCCACCTACCCCCACACCTACTCCCACGCCAACGGCACCTACCGCGACCTTAGCCCCGGCTGAAAAGCCCTCTATACCCGTATTTGAGGTAGTTCTGGGGGTCATGGCGGTAGCCATATTGACGGCGGCGGCTTACATAGTGAAGAGAAGGAAGTGA